ccggtcaagagtgcagagccctaaccactactccacacatgtgTGCTACAGTAGATTTCTGTCCTACCCCAGcagtgagcaaggtactttacctagattgctccagtaaaaacccaactgtataaatgggtaattgtatgtaaaaataatgtgatatcttgtaacaattgtaagtcgccctggataagggcgtctgctaagaaataaataataataataataataataataataataataataataataataataataataataataataatagttcagaTGGATGAGACCTACTTGCATTTGGTTTGTTTAAAGAACACGAGACCCCTGATGTTCCATGCTGTGTTTTATGATTTCCCTGCAGGCTCCCTGAGTTCTGTAACCTGACAGAAGAGATCCTGGTGAATACACTGCAGAACATTATCATTGAGGCGAGCTGTGGAGAAGTGGTGCTGACAGCACGGCCCAGAGTGATTGCACTGCCCCCCGCCACTTCAAGGTAAGCACATCCCAGTTCATCACCATTTGATCATTTCAGTATCTCACCCCCTTGTTCTTCCACTGTACTACATTACATTACTCTTTAAACAAAAGCTTTGGGAGTGGGGCCCAAAATATCATACCAAATAGCTATGGATAGGTTCTTTAAAGTCAAGTTGGCCATGATATAGCATTTGACAGCAAGTTCATAGCTTGGTATAAGTGCATCCATACATTTAATTAGAATGGTCTGCAgtcataattttatatatatatattttgtcttttGTAAAATGTAGAGGATCTTCACGAGCTGGTTCTGCAAAGATCCCGCAGCTCTCTGCGGTCCCAGCCGGTCACAGGAGAGATCTGAGCAGGCAATCTGCAGCAGAGCAGACAGGAGGAGGTGGGGCTGCGAGGAGGCCTGCTTCAGAGACTGGAAGTGAATCACTGAGCAGAGCAGAGAAGAACAACACCTCATAGCCGGCAGACTTTATTATATTGGATTGCCTAATAAAATGTAGCCATGCACTGTGTTTAATTACACTTTTAAAGGATGTATGATGTCCTTTTAGTTAATAATAGATGCATTCACTTCATGATATTGGTATTAAATGCAAACTCAACTGAATTAGCAACCTAACAGTCACAATGCAAACTTGGATTAAgattaaaaaagttaaaaaaaataacagcaatagAGAAATTAgagtatatttttaaaatctaaatctGATCTAAATACATCTGCCCTTTAACTATATATTATTCCTGCTAATGTTTTTCACTAGGGCCAATTTATTGACCTACTTTGTTACCCTCAGTGAATAAAGGAAATTAGTTTCAGGGAAGCTGTAGTTGCATCTGTCACTGTTGAGATAATCTGTTgagataataattaaaaataagacCCTGTGAAAATTGAAAGTCATACTGAAATGATTGTAGTGAACAAAATACCCGTTGTGCCCTTCTGTTCGTTACGTAGGTTTAAAATGTGCAGCTGTTTCCCCTAAGACTTtctttcagccaataacatgcttcgacccagaagacactgctcagGTGAAGCTACCATTAAATACCCTGTGAATAAGGCAACAAACTTTCTTTAGGCTAAAATAGAAGCAGATGTCTTAAAAGGAAAATACATGTGCTATAtcatgcttctttcaaaactgcacacgtTAGACCATGCagctaatagaagtgcaaaaCAGAGACATGTTGTTCACTGCAGTCTGctgtcaacactgcagacctgtatactgCTCTGTTTAAGAGAACTCCTCTCCAAACTTCAGACAGCTGTTGTAGTGTAGGAAGTGTCATTGGTGATCACAATTACCACTGACAAATGATAAAGGCTGCATTGCCTGAATGCCAGTACCTCTTGCAAGAATTGCTTGCAAGTCAATTCATCAGCAGAGCATGGTAAATCACGGGAGGTATGGCATAATGTACTAAGAGAAACCAGGTAATGCTGTACATTCATAGTTTAAGCACAACAAATGCATGGTAAGAAGAACCACTCAGAGTTACTGTAAATGGCTGTATTACTAATTCATGTGTTTATATTTGAAGAACATATTCATTGCTGAGTGCAGTTTTGGACAAATTAAAGTTTTAATGAACATCCCTAGAATATTCTCCTTTGATTACTACTTATTGCTTTTTCAAAttctattaatttattaatttctcacttgatatataaaagctgcatctccctgttgtgtGGTTTATGTCCCATGCAATGGGAAAGGCAGCAGGTCTAGACTTTGATAGAGGGATCATAGTAGATGCTCGGTTGGTGGGTGCTTCTATACGATATACTGCACACCTTCCTGATGTTTCATGCTGTCTCAGAAGTATTCACTGGCTCAATAGTgcttgtggatgtgtgtgtttgcCACTAGAAACTGTGAAGGAGGAACTAAGATAATCTGTGGTGCAGTGGCTGAAATCAGTGACATGAATAGACCTGAATGTCCACATCATGAGCAGGCCTCACAGTAATTTGCACttataaaatgtactgtactatagcGGTTAGGAAGTGGCACCATCTTTCACTTGTTCTCATTTCTTCTGATTTCTGAATATCACCTGTAACAAAGATGTTGTATTGGGGTTTATTATAGTTTGGGGTGAGTTAAGTGGTGGGATGTTCTGATCACTCATTTccaattaaaactaaaaaaataaaaccacaaagcattacaatgcttacctatactttaccatgctttcactgttttataTCGCTGTGCCTTTACTATGGTATAAAGTCACATTGTCACCCAGATATCTGCATTTTTTGCAGACTGTCTGGGGGTACAGTTGTTCTTGTCCCACAAAAATGGACTTCTGCAGACTGCCAAGACTGGAACTGAATGACAGGAGAACTATTTTGTGCCGcacacatttgtttaaaattgttgCCCTTTAAGGACATCTTGCTTATTATCGTTAGCTTATTATTCCAGACGGAGCGATTATCTATTTAGAAATACCAACATATATAATCCATAGCATATTTAATAgcattgtttttttctgagcAACAGTTTAACAAAGCCGCCCCTAGTGGAGGCGAGCTATTGATGTTGCAGTAGCAGTGGGTCCTTTTATTTGAGCTCATGTTTCCTGGAGGAATTGTAAATCTGCCGGAGCAGTAGCAAAGTAAGTGGAgggatattattttatttgagaAGATGTTTCAAAATATTTATCATGCTATGTGCAAGCGTTTTATTTCTAATACAAACACATGTAGTGTTACATagttgtgtttctttaaaaactgcactaaAGAATGACTAGCCGGTATcgacaataataattaaaccaaGGTCGTGTTTATTTATGGTCGTTGGTTTTATGATGGAAGTTTACAAAACACATACCTGACTGTATGTTTGGATCTGTTATGTTGTGTAAAATAAGATttctgtttgaaaataaaaagagaaaaacaccgATACATCGTTTATTGTAATTTGCATGCTGTGCAAACGTTCTATTTTAATTTGTGTATGGTTTATCATGGAATAACtaacctatttttattttatttgattatttttttactaGTTTCTTACTGAATACCTATCAGGTAAACACAGATGCTTACGGCAATTCAATACAATAAGACACCCTTTGATATGAGTTTCATTAGGAGTGTAGACACCAAACAGACtaggatttattttttgaatCGCATCACCAGTGGTAAAGGCAAACAGGATAGGTCAGTGCTGGAATTTCCACTGGAGTAGTCAGTCTGCCATTATACAAAGTGTTTAGTACACTATTCATCTTCAAGACCATAACCTAATGTACTGTAATCTACACCTGTATTGTAAAGAGAGTACATGAGCTATTCTTTAGGGCACTACTGTGGACAGTGGCACTACCGTTTTGCTTtgccctttatctaatttccactGTATAatgctgctttgttttgtttagttttgtttttaacaatacaGCTTGCTGAACTGTTTTATCATATCACCCAATGCATACAGCATTGAGGGTCTCTCTAGTTTTTATGGTGCTACTTAAAAAGCTGATGTTGTTTTTGGGTTCATTATGAATGAAAGCCTACATTCACACATGCCTGGAACGAGGAATTTGTTCAGTACTGACATTTCTGATTTTCAGACAAGCCCAAAGCCAGGTAAAGCAAGATTTAGAGATGCATTATGACCACTGTTATAACAACATAATCTAGAGCCTCTTGGAATTATATAAAATCAGATACACACCATTTTGACCAAGCCCATGCAAGACGCTAAAATATGTGGACAAACACTTCTGACAAAGTAACCACTGACATTTCAGATACTTGACTGGGTAGTATTAAGGCCGTAGGTGAGTTTGAACTTGAACTCTGTCCTGTTATGGCTGATGTTGCAGTCaagttgcatttgtttttttacgGGTGATCAAGACCAAGTGCTTTAAGATTTTGCCTTCAAAACTGGTACACAGGTTCTGTTGTTAAAGTCTGATTACGTGAATGCCCTCAGACTGGCTAAATAATTGGAGAATATAAGTACAATTAGAAGTGTATGCACATGTATACACATTTATGTGGTCGCATGTCATGTAATTCACCTCACCCATAAAAGCTgtgtgagagttgtgtgcaactattcagcaacagtcCTGGGAAAGCAGAGGGATCCTGGTGACTTCACAGGGGGTGTGATAGTGGGGGCCTGTGCAACCTGCTCCTCCTTCAACACGGTGAGACCATTGTTCCAGGAGTTCTTCCCATGTGTACCGTGGAGAGTGTTAAACAACGTTTTATTAGAGGTAGACATTGCAGTAAGCATTAGGATTCTGGATTTAACCTCCGCTACCAATCTAGTTCATACAATTGTTAATCAATTTAACAATGAATATTCCAGATAACGTAAAACTAAAAATGCCTACTGCTACAAATATTAGTGGGTTGGGTGTTCTTCCAGCTCACTGCTCCATTATTGACAGTCCGCTCTTCCTGACTGTCAGTGTTCTCTCTGTAGGATGGAGGTGTTTGGGGATTCAGTTGAGGCTCCTCTGGACCAGCCCTGGGTTCCTATAGAGATCGCAGACACCCCCTTCCTGGCCAAGGTCCACTTCGGGGACACGGCCTACCAGCTGCTGCTCTCGGACCTGCACTGTGTGTGGCACGAGGAGGCTGACGCCAAGACCATTGGGGAGCGGTCCCAGGTGAGGgcccacggggggggggggggggggggtgaaggaCCCCAGGTGAGGGGTCACGGGGGGGGTGAGGGGCCACGGGGGGGGGTTAGggtcccggggggggggggggtgaaggaGCCCAGGTGAGGGGCCACAGGGGGGGGTGAAGGAGCCCAGGTAAAGCCAAGGGGGGGTGGAGGAGCCCAGGTGAGGGACCACGGGGGTTGGAGCAGCCCAGATGATGGGCCCAGGTCAAAGGCCATGGGGGGGTTGGAGGAGCCCAGGTGAGGGGCCATGGGGAGGATGGAGGAGCCCAGGTGAGGTGCCATGGGGCAGTGGAGGAGCTTGTTGAGCGGTCTAGCTACACAATTTTTTGTGCCAGTTTGGTAGACCAGAATCTGAGAGCCTTTGATAGCACTCTGTGTAGTGTGTACCATTGCAATTGCTTGTTCTGTACAATTATGTATATACATATCATttatattttcttgttgttaAGTTTCCCTTTCCCTGTGCACATTTGTAATGGTGCTTATGTGCATTCTCCCATTCCAGGAGCTGAACAGACGTCTGAAAGCCCCCGTGTCGTCCTTCTTTCGTCAGCTGTGTGTTGTGGCTCGCCCGAAGCTGGAGGCGGGAGTGAGCGAGGGCTCCACGGCCGTGTTCTCCTACGAGCGCACCCCGGAGCGGCTGTCTCTGCGTGTGAAGAGCGAGCTGGCTGGAGTGCCCTTCTACTGGGAGTTCCGCTGCACCCCCGCCACCGTCACAATAGTGAGCTCAGTttgaaactaaaattcaatgacttTCCTCttagtctttttcagtgtcttcaaatgTTGGGATGGTTTCATattcactgtatatattattacgGAGCGGggagtcgtccccccccccccaatgggAAAGGCCTCTTAATGGTCACATTAAGATAGGTAGGTGTGTACTGATCCACGAATGGGACATTATGTTTGCAGAGGTGCGAGTGGATAGTTGGTCACATAGGTAAGAGTGGTAAAAGGCTGAAAGTAGAAATGAAGACATGAGAATAAAACGTTTAATAGAGGACAGGAATAAAAGTGAAGAGATGAAAGGGTGTAGAGGTCGTGGACAGTGTGAAGTCTCAGTTATTGTAGCTAAAAACAAGGTTCCACATTTCTCCgccatgcacatctattcattttataggtatcaaatgtgcagttttgaaagaaacacatgttctagtaaatatggattttcattttaaaacctgatatgTGGTACTAGGTTGAAGAGAGTCTCAGTCTTTAAAGCTGTTCTTTAagtcctgggattagtctggttgctcttatTTGGACTGTCATATCCCTTTGTTGTGGGGACCAGAAATGAGCACAGTACTCCACGTGCGGGATCACCAGTGCACTACACAGCCTCATTTAACGTACGAGAGTGTCATTACAAATCTGCAATTGAAAACAGGATCCACGTTTATTCTCAAatactcaaactcccagaagacTCATTCTTTGGGTCTCCTTGTCAGTAACAAGTCTCTGATTGCTGCTAGATGAAGCCATGCTGTATTACAGGGATTCACCTTTTATAACGCTGCAGTCGGGAGCCGTAGTTAAGAGACTTTGTGTTCCTTCTGACAAGGAGAACGCAAGTGGAAGTGCACTGGCATTATGGGGGAATGGAAGCCATGACCAGGCCTTATAGCCTGTTCTGCAGTAAGGCCTCCTAATAACAAGGGTGCACTGtatatttttatacttttttgttCGTCATTTGAAGTTTGTACTACAAAAGTATAATGTTTACAATGCAATAAAATAAGTTTCAGTGTTGACCCACCATCCCCAGCCTTCATATTTTACTAGATAACTGTTTACTGTACAGCCAAGAGGTGGCTGTTGTATTGCTGTTTGACCACAAGAGGTGGCAAGAGCACTTTTAATACTGAAGAATGGATGTTCTGAAAtcagtgggttttttttcttaGTGCAGGGGAAAAATGAATTGTAAACTTTGATCTTGTTATTGTGCTTGCACAGATTTCATGCCATCTGGATAAAACATATCTGTAGAGTTCTGCAGGTTAGTCTAGGACTGAGTTTAAAACCTAATGCTACATTTAACTGTGCCTCAGATTTTTGGATCCTTTGGAAAATGTGGAATCTtcctgccattcactttcattggaaTTCCAAATCCTGTCACTCTGGTAACACGACATAGTACCGTTTGGCTAAACAAACGTCACAGAGgctcccattcacagcacagcctgTTGCGTAATGACTGATTTCATTGAATTCAGACTCCTGATCAGCACATGACACATAAGAGCTAGTGGATGCATTGAGTGTACTGGGAGACAACTGACTGTCCACTGGGAAAACCCTTTATACATCTGTTACTAAATCCGTAAAGAATCTGGATCCAAGTCAAGAGaactgcagaccagcatggtatTTATCTCTCCTCGGCAGTAAATTCAAAATTACAACCTTAAAAACATGAAAACTAGTGTAATCATAATTGCATAAGCACTGCTCAAGATGTATGTATAAACTTAGTGTGATGGACAgacaggaagtgcaagtgtaacagactaCAAATATTGCTTTCATTAACCTAGGATTGAaccagttaatttttttttttaattgaaatatatgattgctataacatgtgcttcCTTGAAAACTGCGCATGTGAGTTCTACATAACGAATAGAAGTCAAGCCAATTGCCTCGTCACAGTGGTTTGAGAGTGTCTGTCAGTGAGATCCCGGTTCTTGGGGACAAAGACCCGCTGTGCAGGCATGCATATGAGATCACAGGGTGTCTGCCCAGTAGTGTGGTGAGTAAAAACAGTCCCTGaaagttttgcctccctaatctGCGGGAGTccctttgcacagccaggacgtgaaccagTGGGTGCGTGCACGACTCTTTTCTGCCAGCTAGATTGCAGACCGGAGTCTGCGCGTAACGtcagacgatgaatttggacaggttttccgcagacttagcaaagtctgcgtatcgtgaacgcagcCTGTGTTTAAATGATCATGTGACTTGCCTTGCACACAGCTAAGAGCACTTTCAACAACTGTCATGGCATACTGTATATTGCTGGGGTTCTTGTAATGTGCCACTGCTCCAAGCTTTGGCCAGACTCTTGCCTGCCCAGTTTCAACTCGCACCCTGTCCACTCAGTCCTAGGTTCTTAGAGGCTGGGCTCCGTATGCTTCCCAGCAGTGTGCCACAGGAATGAACTGAGTGTGACTTACAGTATTCTGTTGTGAAACTTGGTTATAATAAGGGATTGCCTGACAGTAGGAGCGTAGTCCATGGCAGTGTCTGAAATAACCGCTTGGCTGGCAGTCCTGAATATTATTATTGTACCGCAGAGATCGAAATAACTGCACTGTTTGGCAGCAGAAAATGCCAAAGAATTGAACAAGACTTCTGCAGTGTAGCAGCAAGCATAGTATTTGAGAATCTGGCAGTGCTGAGGCTAAAATGTACTGGAAGACTCTGCTTGGTTTTATAGCAGAAATCTGTGCTTTTCTGTATTCATCACTGACCCTCTGACTGACAGATCAGCTACTTCTGCAATCTGCTTTCCTCATACTCTTACAGTAGGCTCTTGTCCACAAAGGTTGTTGTAATTAGAAAACAAAGAAGAAACTattagtttaaacatgtttatgaAGCTGAATCTGATAAGCAGAGGCTGCTAATAATGGCTATAGGCCACTGAGAACTAGGCTGAAACACCACATTTCTACTTGAAGCTAATGAATTAGCCCTGTCCATTCTCAAACTTCCTGCTGACCCCAGTTAGAAGTCATAGGTTGTACTGCTGTGTTGCAGGTGTGTCGGCACCTAGTGCACCCTCTGCTGACGATGTGCCAGGTACTGCAGCGACAGGCCCAGGATCTGATGGGCTTGCTGGGGAGGAAGGATGCTGAGATTCTGGATTACCAGGAGAACGGGGCCACACTGACTCGAGGTGGGGCTGGAGACTGTGTAAACACACACAGCTGATCCCGACACTACTCCTTTCAGATGCTTCCCTTCATTatagtgattgtagctaacaacatAGTTACATAAATcatacctgttgtgcacttccattcattatatactgtaggtctcaaacgtgcagttttgaaagaaacacatgctctAGTGAACATGTATTTTTgctttaaaacattaaatatggTACAGCACAAAGAAAGctgtgtttgcaagccatgctttcagtgttGAACTGCTTGGTCATACATGGAGAAATTGTCCCCATCCCTTCAAGTAAAAATGACCCAGGAGGTACAAGTGTGAAAAAATGacctgaaaaaaaggcatagaaactgagaactttcctttaatggttttaaacagaaatacatgttACAGTACATTTGAGATTTATGGAACTAATAGACGTACAAgtcaggtaagatttatggaatttcTTGTCAGCTGATGTGGCACATTCTATACATGTTTTTCATCTGTACCATGTCACCCTTTCATAATTATATCTATCTAGCGCACCGCTCATCCAGTTGTAAGAGACCTTCAATAAGAAAGTCACTGAGGCTACTGTCCAGCTGTATGCATGTGTAACGGGCTGGGCACGAACCGGCAACCATGCACACCACAAGCAAACTGCGTGCATGTGTGAGACAAAGACTTCTTGTTGGATTGCACACCTATGTTTAtagtagatcattaaaatagaccttgCCATAACTATTCAGTTTACCTCAAACAATTTTTTAAGGCCGTTCGTTGCATGCTTTTCTCCTTTCTGACAAATGTTACTTTGTGTTAACTCTGTCAATATCTTTCTTGATGTTTAttcctgcttgttttttttccaggtcGTTTGGAAACGGGAGTATTCAGGGAGCAGGACTTCAATGAGCTGTTTCTGTCTGAGGTATGCAAGGCACAGTACACAGTAGGAGATGAGACAGTGGAGCAAGGAGGACTGAAGGAGGCTTCTGTTACTAAACTGTCAATTACTATTAAAGAGGCTCTCTGGtactaaaaatcattgtttataattcctgttgcgtggattggcttcccccagtagcacaaGACATGGCTTGCAGAGTgcagcagcagacacgtgacccATATCGAAGGGGTTTCTTTTAGATCACTCTTAAAAGTCAGAGTAATGGATTATATTTATGAGGGATGTGAAAGAAAAACTaattccatgaacaaaagctcacagaaaaatgcaagtctgcagtgtgggaatcatttgttgttattgtggacaaagaaggaaaacaagttttgcaaaacacaaattttacatctcatttctatttgctcttgtgttaagtttgtaataaaatcacggATTTAAGATCatacttcagttcatttgattttcagataatgtatttatctttgtatcttttacacaaacatattatatatttaattttctgTCCTCTGTGTAGattcatgatggaataaacactgtatagttcagccagatttccaggttgattggaaaaaaacactgctttaatactctatctagtcagtgcatatactaagctggggaaaggaaaagcgtTCCACTGTTTTTTCGGGCCGGGTCAGATCCGTGTCTAATAAGTATTTTACATCGGGTCGGGTAAATAATTGTCGGTTTGTGGTCGGGTCaggttgattaatttggacccGTGAAGGCCTCTAATGCACAGTACAGTATGCTAGGGGATGAGACAGTGCAGCAAGGAGGATTTGAAGGAGGCTGCTATTACCAAACGCAATGGGGTGTTGAGCGCATGGAATTTGCTCAGTGGCTGTGGTACTACTGTTAAAATGATGGGGTGTTGGAAGGGTCCCCGTGTCTCGTTTGTAAAAGCACAGGTTTTGCTGTGCTGGGAGCtgtgcattggctctggcgctcttGCTGGTTAGGGAGtcgaaaaaaaaccctttctcctcattgcgctgcAGCAGACCCTGCTGACCAGACGCCTGCGAGttcaagcggacacctgcagggcatGTGAAGGCTGGGTTATCTCAATCCAGATTCATTGTCTTGTTTAATTCGAGAATCCTTTTTAACGTGGCCTTTTTGTGAGAGTTGCATCTCCATATGGATTGTCATAGTTTGCACAGTAGTATCACATCTTTTAGGTTGGTTgtattttcatattattattattattattattattattattattattattattattattattattattattattattagtttatttggcaggtgcctttccaaggctacttacaggtgttccagggcagtTCAGGGTCACAgttcaaaaacaatatttagatACAGTGCCGTTTACAGTAGGTGCAAATACTACTACTGGAATACAATATGAGATAAGAAGTAAGTTTAGGATTAAGATCATTTGTATCTACAGTAACATAATAGTAGTGTAAATCCAGTGCATAATagaccacatttaaaaacacaaagagaAACTTGACAGATTTGATGACTTAGAAAGTGAAACGGAAGCAGACTTCCTGATTTTAAGGGAATTATCACAACCGGAACTACGCTAGACTCCTCTAACCCAGAATGCTCATCCAGATCCCAGTTGAAAAGGAGATGATGATAAAACGAGCTGCGTCCGTGAGCGAGCAGAGTAACACTCAGATATGATGTCAGTCCATCCAGTAGATGTGTTACACTTTTGAATGATGACACTTCAGTGTTTGTAACAGCTGTGTTGATACCCTGACCAGCAGCTTAATTAACCCAAGATGAAACCATTTCAAGGACCAGTGCAATCTGATTCAGACAGATTTCTGTTGTAAACAGTAAAGCAATTAGGGCCAAGATGTCTGATTCATTGTGCTGTTTCTTAACCTTCTCTGTCTTTATACACTAGCAGGTGatatgcacttttttttaaaccctaGGGTGTGGATTAAACTAATGATAGCAGTGCCCTATCTATTATAAAgtataacatacattttaaatatagatcAGGCCTGTGTCTCGATCACAGTGCCACAGTTCTTAGCTATTGTGAGCACTCATTTTATAGGTAACAAGTTCCAGAAACTAGTCTCTA
The Acipenser ruthenus chromosome 10, fAciRut3.2 maternal haplotype, whole genome shotgun sequence DNA segment above includes these coding regions:
- the nhej1 gene encoding non-homologous end-joining factor 1, which gives rise to MEVFGDSVEAPLDQPWVPIEIADTPFLAKVHFGDTAYQLLLSDLHCVWHEEADAKTIGERSQELNRRLKAPVSSFFRQLCVVARPKLEAGVSEGSTAVFSYERTPERLSLRVKSELAGVPFYWEFRCTPATVTIVCRHLVHPLLTMCQVLQRQAQDLMGLLGRKDAEILDYQENGATLTRGRLETGVFREQDFNELFLSERLPEVCAVQACRGFSREIQELYTAVTTLGCHRKRKHPDNDVEHSQVNTATQGGGESASAIANQELKCPSPAIMEEKQEKEVISFAVTKARQEDDTVTPTLEAASSSPVPPERPSARPKKKKAKGLFR